The proteins below come from a single Polymorphobacter fuscus genomic window:
- the hemW gene encoding radical SAM family heme chaperone HemW, protein MGNPIPAAPDPIALYVHWPFCVTKCPYCDFNSHVRASIDDNAWRTALLADLAHEAARLPGRRLASIFFGGGTPSLMPPATVAAIIDAATHHWPAAPDIEITLEANPSSVEAARFAGFAAAGVNRLSLGLQALNDADLKALGRPHDLAQGLAALDIAQANFARVSFDLIYDRPGMTPDSWAPELARAIAFGTSHLSLYQLTLEPGTRFTALHARGQLDMPDSDTSADLFDLTRAMTADAGLFAYEVSNHARPGAESRHNLAYWTYGDYAGIGPGAHGRRQGVATARLKKPEAWLAGVAAGSGRSETLLTPDERATEALVMGLRLAAGIDAARFQARTGLPLAAVLRPDRVVRLVDQGLLEQDTQGLRLTAAGQPFVDAVLKQIAA, encoded by the coding sequence ATGGGAAACCCCATCCCAGCCGCGCCGGACCCCATCGCCCTCTACGTCCACTGGCCGTTCTGCGTCACCAAATGCCCCTATTGCGATTTCAACAGCCATGTCCGCGCCAGCATCGACGACAATGCCTGGCGCACCGCCCTGCTCGCCGACCTCGCCCATGAAGCCGCGCGCCTGCCCGGCCGCCGTCTCGCCAGCATCTTCTTCGGCGGCGGCACCCCGAGCCTGATGCCGCCGGCCACAGTCGCGGCGATCATCGACGCCGCCACGCACCACTGGCCCGCCGCGCCCGACATCGAAATCACGCTGGAAGCCAATCCCAGTTCGGTCGAAGCCGCGCGCTTCGCCGGCTTCGCCGCCGCCGGCGTCAACCGCCTCAGCCTCGGCCTGCAGGCGCTGAACGACGCAGATCTGAAGGCCCTTGGCCGCCCGCACGACCTCGCCCAGGGCCTCGCCGCGCTGGACATCGCCCAGGCGAATTTCGCCCGCGTCAGCTTCGACCTCATCTACGATCGCCCCGGCATGACGCCCGACAGCTGGGCGCCCGAGCTTGCCCGCGCCATCGCCTTCGGCACGTCGCACCTGTCGCTCTACCAGCTGACCCTGGAGCCCGGCACGCGCTTCACCGCGCTTCACGCCCGCGGCCAGCTCGACATGCCCGATTCGGACACCTCGGCCGATCTGTTCGACCTGACCCGCGCCATGACCGCCGACGCCGGCCTGTTTGCCTATGAAGTGTCGAACCACGCCCGCCCCGGCGCCGAAAGCCGCCACAACCTCGCCTATTGGACCTATGGCGACTATGCCGGCATCGGCCCCGGTGCCCATGGCCGCCGGCAGGGCGTCGCCACCGCACGGCTGAAGAAGCCCGAAGCCTGGCTGGCGGGCGTTGCTGCCGGCAGCGGCCGCAGCGAAACCCTGCTGACGCCCGACGAGCGCGCCACCGAGGCACTGGTCATGGGCCTGCGCCTCGCCGCCGGCATCGACGCGGCGCGCTTCCAGGCCCGCACCGGCCTGCCGCTAGCCGCCGTCCTGCGCCCCGACCGTGTCGTCCGGCTGGTCGACCAGGGCCTGCTCGAACAGGATACACAGGGCCTGCGGCTGACGGCCGCCGGCCAGCCGTTCGTCGACGCCGTGCTCAAGCAGATCGCGGCCTGA
- the rph gene encoding ribonuclease PH — MRPSGRAPDQMRTIEMIPGFSAHAEGSCLVKFGQTHVLVTASVEDRLPPWLRGKGSGWVTAEYGMLPRATHTRGSREAAKGKQSGRTQEIQRLIGRSLRAVTDLKLLGERQITLDCDVIQADGGTRTASISGAWVALRLAIDGIMAQAAAKGTPLAGDPLATQVAAISCGVHNGQPVLDLDYVEDSDAGTDANFVLTSSGGMVEVQATAEGAPFDEETLLRLLRLARIGCNEVFAAQLKATGR; from the coding sequence CATCGAGATGATCCCCGGTTTTTCGGCGCATGCCGAAGGATCGTGCCTCGTCAAGTTCGGCCAGACCCATGTCCTTGTCACCGCCAGTGTCGAGGATCGCCTGCCGCCGTGGTTGCGCGGCAAGGGCAGCGGCTGGGTGACGGCCGAATATGGCATGTTGCCGCGCGCCACCCACACCCGCGGCAGCCGCGAGGCCGCCAAGGGCAAGCAGTCGGGCCGCACCCAGGAAATACAGCGGCTGATCGGGCGGTCCTTGCGCGCCGTCACCGACCTGAAGCTGCTCGGCGAACGCCAGATCACCCTCGATTGCGACGTCATCCAGGCCGATGGCGGCACCCGCACGGCGTCGATCTCCGGTGCCTGGGTGGCGCTGCGCCTCGCCATCGACGGCATTATGGCCCAGGCCGCGGCAAAAGGGACGCCGCTCGCCGGTGATCCGCTCGCCACCCAGGTCGCCGCGATCAGCTGCGGCGTCCACAACGGCCAGCCGGTGCTCGATCTCGACTATGTCGAGGACAGCGATGCCGGCACCGACGCCAATTTCGTGCTGACCAGCAGCGGCGGCATGGTCGAAGTCCAGGCGACGGCCGAAGGCGCCCCCTTCGACGAGGAAACCCTGCTGCGCTTGCTCCGCCTGGCCCGCATCGGCTGCAACGAGGTCTTCGCCGCGCAGCTGAAGGCTACCGGCCGGTAG
- a CDS encoding APH(3')-I family aminoglycoside O-phosphotransferase, with protein MTGQARERACKPVPTPASITTAVDGYRWARDTVGAAGAAVYRLHGKAGAPDLYLKHGHGTLAGDVTDEMVRLRWLADHLPVPRLVQFVGTPDDAWLLMTAVAGETAYQQLCAGGGGEIVDALARFLRRLHAIPPVDCPFNADHRLRMAQARVRIDAGSVDLDDFDDARQGWSAERVWDAMQALLPLHSDLVVTHGDFSLDNLVMAGGEVVGMIDVGRAGLADRWQDLAILWNCLDDFDASLQARLLTAYGIAPDADKLTFHLLLDELF; from the coding sequence ATGACCGGTCAAGCCCGAGAACGTGCCTGCAAGCCAGTGCCGACGCCGGCGAGCATCACCACCGCCGTCGACGGCTATCGCTGGGCGCGGGACACCGTCGGTGCGGCGGGTGCCGCCGTCTATCGATTGCATGGCAAGGCCGGGGCGCCGGACCTTTACCTCAAGCACGGCCATGGAACGCTGGCGGGCGATGTGACGGACGAGATGGTGCGGCTGCGCTGGCTGGCGGATCACCTGCCGGTGCCGAGGCTGGTGCAGTTTGTCGGCACCCCGGACGATGCCTGGCTGTTGATGACGGCCGTCGCCGGAGAGACGGCGTACCAGCAGCTGTGCGCCGGCGGTGGTGGCGAGATCGTCGACGCCCTGGCGCGCTTCCTGCGGCGGCTGCATGCGATCCCGCCTGTCGACTGTCCGTTCAATGCCGACCATCGCCTGCGGATGGCGCAGGCGCGGGTGCGGATCGACGCCGGATCGGTCGACCTGGACGACTTCGACGACGCGCGGCAGGGTTGGAGCGCCGAACGGGTGTGGGACGCGATGCAGGCGCTGCTGCCGCTGCACTCCGACCTGGTGGTGACACACGGCGATTTCTCGCTCGACAATCTGGTGATGGCCGGCGGCGAGGTCGTCGGGATGATCGACGTCGGGCGGGCCGGCCTCGCCGACCGCTGGCAGGACCTGGCGATCTTGTGGAACTGCCTCGACGATTTCGATGCGTCGCTGCAGGCGCGATTGTTGACGGCCTATGGCATCGCGCCCGATGCCGACAAGCTGACGTTCCATCTGCTGCTCGACGAGCTGTTCTGA
- the rdgB gene encoding RdgB/HAM1 family non-canonical purine NTP pyrophosphatase, translating to MRRQLAPGRLVLATHNPGKVVELAELLGPHGLDIVSAGDLGLAEPEETGETFIANAELKALAAATASGLPALADDSGLCVDALGGAPGIYSARWAGPGKDFAIAMARVHDAMGQDGPRTAHFICALTIAWPDGHTESVEGRCDGRLVWPPRGDKGFGYDPMFVMDGKSRSFGEISRAEKEADNHRARAFAQLLPLLPPR from the coding sequence ATGCGCCGCCAGCTTGCGCCCGGTCGGCTGGTGCTGGCCACCCACAACCCCGGCAAGGTGGTGGAACTCGCCGAATTGCTCGGGCCCCACGGCCTCGACATCGTGTCCGCCGGCGACCTCGGCCTGGCGGAGCCCGAGGAGACCGGCGAGACCTTCATCGCCAATGCCGAACTGAAGGCGCTTGCCGCTGCCACGGCGTCCGGCCTGCCGGCGCTCGCCGATGATTCGGGGCTGTGCGTCGATGCGCTCGGCGGCGCCCCCGGCATCTATTCGGCGCGCTGGGCCGGCCCTGGCAAGGACTTCGCCATCGCCATGGCGCGCGTTCACGACGCCATGGGCCAGGACGGCCCGCGCACCGCGCATTTCATCTGCGCGCTGACCATCGCCTGGCCCGACGGCCATACCGAAAGCGTGGAAGGCCGCTGCGACGGCCGCCTCGTCTGGCCGCCGCGCGGCGACAAGGGCTTCGGCTATGACCCGATGTTCGTCATGGACGGCAAGTCGCGCAGCTTCGGCGAAATCTCGCGGGCGGAAAAGGAAGCCGACAACCACCGCGCAAGGGCGTTTGCGCAGCTGCTGCCGCTTCTTCCCCCCCGCTAA